The Gallus gallus isolate bGalGal1 chromosome 31, bGalGal1.mat.broiler.GRCg7b, whole genome shotgun sequence DNA segment GGGATGCCGTGACAGTTCCACCCATGGCTGACACTGGGGGTATACAAATGGGATCTCCGACTTAACTGTGGTTGCAggtgtgggtgtcacctccatCATCACACGGTCTACGGGGGGTGAGGACACAAATTTGTGGTCTGTGGGGTTGTAGGATTACATGCTGGTGCTAGCAGAGGCCAGAGTCCCCCCCTCAGAGGGTgaaggtggctgtgccccaCCAGTGGGATCCTGGCAAAGGATATGGGCCGAACATTCATCTCTATGCAGGAGGAATGTGCCACCACAACCCCCATACCAGCACTGTGTGGTGATATCAGTCCCCATTCCCACATGTTGCCTGGGCTCGGGGAAATGCTGAGTTGGGGGCAGCTGCGGtttgtgtgcagggaggggaagagatgggACTTGGCCGTGTGGGAAAAGCTCAGGGCCAGCCGGTGTCCATagtgccctcacctgtcagcaccagctccacggggtcactctTTTTGGATGTCCTCAGAGGCTCTGACACCTGGTACCGACACTGATATGTCCCGGCGTCCTCCAGGTTtgtgacagcaaaggagaactcagctgtatcctgctccttgtctttttccttgttaaatCTCAGAGTTCCATTGAGCCAGAGCTGGACCCAGGCAGCCATGCGGGGCAGGTGGCAACGCAGGGTGACattgtcccccagggacaccccctggctggggtgcagcgacagggagggtcggggcactaggacaggggacagcagtcagctttgtccctgcacaccctcctggGCCCCCCTGCTGGCCCCCTGCCCACGCTCCCCTCCCGCcgtccccattctccccctgtccccatactcacattgctgtgccctgctcgctgccaccagaCACCAGCCTGCAAGGGACAtggtcctggtcccacacagggccacccaCCCCCGTGGTACCACATCCCCATTTTCACTCACCAAGGATGAGGGCCACGGCCATaggtgccatgaggcaggagcagcttggggacagtgagactgcagagGGGACAGAGAGTGTCTAGAGAGCTGTTGTCAGTTCCCCTTTGTGGCTAGGATGCTGTGATGTCACATCCTGATGTGGCAACTGTGGTTCCCAAGGGGGTGGTAGCCCTTTGGGATCCTCTCTGGAGTGGCAGTTTTGGAAAGACACACACAGAAACCATGGGGgtaccccacaccccatacaGGCCGTCACCCATTGGGTCTCACATTCTGTCCCAGAACGGCTGCCAGTGAGTGGCTTAGCACGGCGTCCCCCATGGGATGCCAAACATCCTGTCGGTATCTAAATGGACTGTAAGAAAGACGTGGAGGGACTCCTTtgcaggggctgcagtgggaaATTGCATCAAAGCGAAGAAGCAAAGATTTAGATGTAATCGACTGGGAATGTGTTTTAAACTAATGGCTGTGAGTCACTGGCACAGGTGTCAccgagaggtggtggtgccccgtccatggagacattcaaagtcaggatggatggggcacgGAGCAGCGGATGGAGCTGTTGGTGTCCCTAtgcattgcagggagttggtttgatgatctttaagagtTGCTTCTAACTCTGAAGATTCTGCAGTTCTATTGTCGTATTATTCTACATACGTGCATTTATTGTGCATGGGATAACACACACTGATGTAATTCACACGACCACATGCAGTGGTACATGCATGGATTGCACAGGTGATGTTGAGCACACAGTGCACTGTGCACACTTGAAGAGCTTGTGTGGACAGAACATACACGTCTTTGTGCACATGTGGTCTTGCACACTCCTAGTGAGCATACATGAGGTCAGGCAGCTGGGGGGACAGCTCAGAGACACCCATTTTCCGcagtgccctcacctgtcaccaccagctccacggggtcactctTCCCTGATGTCCCTGGTGGCTCCAAAACCCGGTACTGGCACCGATACTTCCCTGCATCTTCTTTATCTACTCTAACCAAGGAAAACTCAACCGTGTCCTGAAGCATGTCCATGTCTTTCTTGGATCTCAAATGTCCGTTCTGGCAGAGCTCAACTTGTAAGGGCAACCGgagcaggtggcagcgcagggtgacattATCCCTCAGGGccaccccctggctggggtgcagtgacagggagggtcggggcactaggacagggggCAGCAGTCAGCTTTGTCCCTGCACACACTCCTGAACCCCTCTGCTGTCCCCTGACcacactcccctccctctgtcccctttctccctcctttcccatactcacgttgctgtgccctgctcgctgccaccagaCACCAGCCTccaagggacacggtcctggtcccacacagggccaccaacccccgtggcaccacgtcccctTTGTCACTCACCCAGGATGAGGACCACCTCCCTTCGTGTCATGAaacaggagcagcttggggacagcgagactgcagcggggaaaggaagtggccggagagctgctgccagttCTCATTTTGGGATAGAGTTCCATGATGTCACCTCCCCATGTGACAACTGCTGTCCCCAAGGCGTTGGCACTGTGGGGCCCAGGATGGGGTGGCACACACATAACCGTATCCACATCTTTTTTACACTGCCCCACTCAGGCTGTCACCTGTCAGCTCACACACGGTCCACAAAGCACTTCCAGCACTTTCTAGGTTGGAAAGtcgcagccagagggctgtggccaacagctccacgtTGGTGGAAGTGGTGATGAGtggtgacccccagaggtccctccTGGGAGCGCTGCTCTTCACCACCTCTCGctgacacagatgatgggatggagtgcaccctcagcactttgctgatggcactgagCCGAGTGCTGCAGTGGATACGacggaaggaagggatgctgggaAGGACCAACAGAAGACACATTCCcgtctttctgtgctgtgcttggtgtGGCCAAACACTGGCAGTGCTTCGTTGACCAACCGCCCTACCATTCCCATGAGAAAGTTGTAGCTACAGACTCATTTTTGGCCAAGCTGTTGTTATGAACTCACTTGTTTGTGACCTTGGGGAGGTGAACTGCACACCCAGCAGGCACAAAGGGATGTCTTCAGGGGACCTTGCTGGTCAatttcatcatcttcatggcaGCCATCGTTGCTCTTTCCTGATCCAATACTGCCACCTCCAGGTGAGTCtcaccccccccatcccttctCCAGCGCTGTGGGCCGACCCTTTCACTCCTCAAAACAGACCTTGGAATCAGAGCGGTGATCAGTCTGATTCCTATCTCTCACTGACTCTTGTTTTCTGTCCTCCGACTCACTGTCACTTCTGAGGATTCCCTCCTTCGTTCCCAATTTCTGCATGATAGTGAATGAGAATGAAGAGATTTAGGGAGAGATGAAGGGTTAAAAGCCAAAAGGGAATGTGTGGAATTTCAATGCAGTTCTGACAAAGCCGTGTGGTATTAATtaatttctgccttcctctcttcagctctgccttcctttgGCACTCCTGACTCTTCCAcccatcctcatcatcctcctgGTAGACCAAAATGGGTGGgaaaaaggatttggggggACTCTTGAGTTGACATGTGTGATTTGGAGATcgttttctgaaattatttcagttttggtgcatgggaaagaggagggaagagagggaaggaggattTGTGGTACACGATGTGTTTTGTGTGGTgcacaggaaggaggaggaagcttaaaatagaaaaggggAAGTAATGTTGGCTGAGAAAACGGACTTCTAGGAACAAATCTGCAGGAAACAGCAGATTGTCTGAGTAGAGGTTGGGATAGAAAGACAGTTTTAGATCTAAAGCCCAGAGATGGAGTGATTTCAGTCACAACTTAGCCAATAGgattatttaaattcaaaccCACCTGATGTGTCCCACCCAAAATGACAGCATGTACATCCAGCGCAGCAAAACTGTGGGCACCAAATGATGCCCGTCCTTCTCTTCCTAAGACAGACATCAGTCCTGAGTGTTGGCTGGGACTTCTCCGGACATTTCTCACCAAAGCCAACAGATCTCTGCCCTAAGGACTGTGGGTTCTGCTAGCTGACTGTACATTTCAAGCACCAAAAGAGTGCAGGCAACACATAACAGATTATTATCTGTatattattagtattattattattagtagtagtatttttattattagtaGTATTATTCTTATTAGTagtagtatttttattattagtagtattattattagtagtagtattattattagtattattgGCTGAAGGAAAGGTTCTGCCCACTGTGGCTTCCTGGGAATGTCCCAGCAGCCCGTGATcttttctgtctcctctttTGCAGAGCTTCAAAACCAGTCAGAATGGCACCTCCCAGCATTGGGTTGGGCACTCatgagaaagcaaagagcatcTATGGAAGTGGGTGAACCACTCTCCCTCCTCTCACCTGTGAGTTGTCCTCCTTGTcctggtggctgctgcttctccagcccCTACACCTGGGGTACTTCTGGGATTTGGGGCCACCTCCAGATGTGAATCCAGGGGTAGTTTTGGGGTGGTGAGGTCTGGAAAAGGCATGGAGGCATTCAGAGCTGTTCCTTGAGATTTAGAAGTTCAGTGAGAGGTAGACGTGGTGCATATGGTTTAAAAACAGATAAGTATCTTGGAGATAAGTTTCTTGTCAAGGAAACAGATAAGTTTCCTTGGAGATGATTGCTGTGATTTTCCCCCACCTGAAGCCGGCTGTCTGTCTGCCCTTCCAGATGTGAGGTGTCCCCAGGGATTCCTGATGCTGCTCCCAGTGGGAAAGTAcggtggggacagtggggaatGTGCAGGGTGGGCATGTTGGGGACAGCATTTAACATCCCATGTGGGACACCTCAGTGCAGCCATGTGTGCTGCAGTTGGGATCTCATGGGGGACACCCAGCAATGGCACGCACAGGCAGCCTTTTTGGGCCAGTGTGTGACAGCTGATAGCTGTCAGCCTGTGTGGGACACCGCAGTAACGGTTGTATGTACCACTCCACGTGTGTCATCCCATCCTGGGCCCCATGGTGCCACGGCATGGGGAAGAGAATTGTCAGATGAGGAGGTGACATCATGCCACTGTGTCTCCAAGGGGAAGTGAGAGTGGATCTCCAGACAATCCTTGCCCTcactgcagtctcactgtccccaagctgctcctgcctcatggcaccaatggcggtggccctcatcctcggtgagtgacaatggggacgtggtgcccACGGGggctggtggccctgtgtgggaccaggaccgtgtcccttgcaggttggtggctggtggctgcgagcagggcacagcaacgtgagtatggggacagggggagaatggggagagagggaggggagtgtgGTCAGGGGAGAACAGAGGGGCCGcggagggtgtgcagggacaagactgactgctgtcccctgtcctagtgccccgaccctccctgtcactgcaccccagccagggggtaTCCCTGGtggacactgtcaccctgcgctgccacctgccctgGCCAGCTGCCTGGGTCTGGCTGTATCTGGAAGGACGTTGGTCATACGCCAAGTACATTGAGAAGAAGCAGGACACGACAGAGTTCTCCTTCCTTCGCGCAAGTCAGGATCAAGCAGGTACATATTTGTGCCAGTACCAGGTGTCTGAGTCAGGGAACATATCAGTGATgagtgaccccgtggagctggtgctgacaggtgaggacacTGGGACAGTGGACAGCTCTGTGAGTTCTCAACAGGACCGTGACCCATTGCTGTCCACTCCCTCATGCAGATCGCAGTTTGCTCCCACCTCATATCTCACTTCACCCCGAGGAACGTGTGGGGACAGGGACCAATGTCACCATCTGC contains these protein-coding regions:
- the LOC124417463 gene encoding LOW QUALITY PROTEIN: V-set and transmembrane domain-containing protein 1-like (The sequence of the model RefSeq protein was modified relative to this genomic sequence to represent the inferred CDS: deleted 1 base in 1 codon), which encodes MTRREVVLILVPRPSLSLHPSQGVSLGDNVTLRCHLPRMAAWVQLWLNGTLRFNKEKDKEQDTAEFSFAVTNLEDAGTYQCRYQVSEPLRTSKKSDPVELVLTGAKGRFHGNLVEAVLRGCAAVLVFSLGLYFVLDARSLWKRRNESAGVTPEMPESVQFQGFPTNSENLTYAEMPAAIPCPQPPTSPTAPQSPVIYTTVSTDLPR